CCTTTACTAATGCATACCTTGGTTTTATCCTCTCTTCCAAGCTGTAACCAAAATATTGAGGAAATTTGACAAGCTCCTCTTTTGAATAATCCATGGTCAAGAAAAACTCCCATTTTGGTATCACATTTCCTGACAAACTAAAAGTATATAAGGCTCCATATCTTTGAACCATTGTTCCCACTTCCTCTATACAGTATCCCTTTTCCAAGAAAAACTCCGTCACAGGTTTCAAATTGGTCTCGATGCTGAGACCAAATGTCTGTGGACATCGGTGCAGCAGAACAGCAACATCAACCCCCATCATGCGGAAATACTCAGCTGTTGGCCTAAGTTTTTCCTCCACACTGTAACTTACAATGTTCGGACAGCGAGTTAGAATCTTGCCAATGCTTTCCGCTGAGACGCCCATCTCATAAAGGAAATTTACAGTTGATTCGACCTTTTGCCTGCTATATGTAAGAACTGCTGGAAAACGGTATATAACTTTAGCCCATTGTTTCTTGTCCACTCCCAGCTCTTCTAAGAATGCCATTGTCGGAATGAGATTTTCCGAGAGACTAATTCCACACAGTTGGGGCCTTTTGACAAGAATGGTTGGAATTTCTGACTTGCGTATCCCGAGATCAAGAAGGAACTCAACAATTGGCTTAATTTTGCCCTCCAGGCTGTAATAAGCAAAAGCTGGAAATCTGCTCGTAATTCCCTTGATCCGCTCGAGATCCAGACCAAAGTCCATGAGATACAGAACATGAGGAGGAAGCTGCCCAGCAGGGCCTGTCTCACTTACTCGGGAAATAGCTTTCAATTTCTTCGAGTTGGCAGTTATATCAAGTGGACTAACAGGCGAAACTGGTTTTCCTTTACTGAGCAGGTTTGGAAAGTTCTCCACTAAATCTACCAGAACACTTCCATGCTCTTCAAGTAAGGATTCAAGGTAAGGAGTGAGAGCCTCCCTGATTTCTAGAGTTGTGAGCTCTCGTCCTAAAACATTAAAAGAAGattaaaaatgatcaatttaaaatagaaagtgAAAATTTATTTGACACCAAACAGATGCATTCGAACCTACTAGATACCGAGATTTATGAACAGAATGAAGCCTAGAGATAAGGTGGTCAATAAACAGGTCTGATGACTTGGTAGTTCTTGCCGCGACTACATTGCTTAGACCTCGTTTCTTCAAGAATAATGTCAAAACAGCCTTGGCTTCTTCTTTTTCTGCTGCCAATAGCGTTGGAGACAGCACTCTTGCGCTGAATGATCCGTCTATCCCAGAATCTGCTTCTATAAAAGAAATTGGTTAATGTTTAAACAGATCACAATACATGAAACTACAAACTTTTTATTCatatggaaaaataaaaaatactaaaaagttgtaattacaaaattaatgcTTACCAAACAATGCTTGGCAAGAGAAGAGTTTCCTAGGAAAAGATAGCCAAGGCCTGTAAAAGTAAACCAAAGTGAACACGGAGATAACAAGGTTGTAtatacattataaaaataacacaatTCAAGCACCTTCTCAAGCTAAACGGGGCAGAGAGATACTGGAGGAAGAAACATAAGTGATTCTACtgaattaaatttttactttttttcatGTCAGTTAAACCAAGTTTCACGGGAAACATCTCCGGAGTTTCTTTGCTCCGGGTTCGATTACTTTCAACTAAAGAAAACAGGCTATAAGATGATCAATTGCAAAAAGAAATTCCTCAAAGTCACCCAATCACAGATCAAATTTCTTTTTGCACATGTAGTCATTAAGATACTTAACAAGCTACTAGAAAATCTATAAAGAGTATTCgaaattgaagaagaaaaaggTTATACTTTACCGCTTTGCATGGCAAGCTTCACATTAGTTATTAGGTATACAGAATAAATAGGTATGTCAAGTACTGGATAAAACTTTGGCAAATGCAAAAGAATCAGTGAATTTGGTGCACTTGCTTATAATGGTTATGTTAATTCTTCTAACTATCTTAACTTCTATTCCACAGTCCTCTCCCAAATTCCACGCGATTAGCCAATTGAGGGCACCAGAATTTGGAGAACTTAAGACACCGTAATTCGAAATAAAGTGTTGGAGAAACCTTTAATAATGCAGCTTGGGTGTACTTGGGACTTGGTAGTCCTAAGAAGTTTACCAGAGTTTGTACCCCGAGTACAAAGCACAGATGCAAACTTAATAGTTGAATCATTATCTCGGCACAAAGCACCGTTGACTCGATATCAAAGACTCAAAACTTGCATCCTTGAAAAATTAACACTTGACAGTCTCACATACAGGTAAAAATCATTCTAAACCCTCTCTCATTTCCATCACATCACCACTAGAGAATATTTTCCAAGTGAAGTAAAGCACTATGGGTAGCTTGCTACTTTTTCATATCCCACATATCTGCTTGACAATTCTCACTCACTAGCCCTCTTAATTCCAATCCAAGATTGTCTGTATACTCACTGTCATTAACAAAAAACTCAACTCAAGTTGTTAGGTATGGTTTTGTTATCTCTAAATTTAGTTTCCAAATTTACAATCTTTACAATTCATGCTAAACAAGTCCAAAACTTTTTTCTCCAAAACTTCAACACCCAGTTACCCACAACACTGAACATAAAAGAAAAGGCATGTTCCAGATCATAAAGATTTGATAACAAATAACCCAGAAAGAAAACACACAGATTAGTGTTAAAAGAAGGTACCTTGGAACTGACAAAAATTGTCTAGAGAGATAAGTAAGCTGAGGGCAGCGAATTGCAGTGAATGCTTTCATCATTTCTTATGAGATGTTTAGTTAAACAATCAACACTGGTTTTTAAACTTGATTTTTTAATGTCTGGTGTAGAAGATATCACTGGATGCTATCTCTCTCCACATACCTCAATACGACGTCGTTTTTGCTCTATTTgctttaaaacatttcataAACCCTGTCCCTCTCAAAAACCCTATTAATCTCCGTCACtctcaaaacaaaaacaaaatcaaagaaaaaaatcagAGGAAAATGGCAATGGTTTTTTTGAGACGATCCATTGCTTCAAGAAATACAATGGCCATGCTAATTAGAAGCTATTATACTactaattctaataattttatttctattcaAAGCGGCAATTTGATagaaattaaatctaattttacAAGCTTTGATTTCTTTGCTGAATCTCGTCGAGCCTATGCCAAAGGCAGAAAATCAAGTAAGCCCTTCAATTTTgagttcaatttaatatttttgcatAATGTAATTTCATTTCTGTTAAAATGCTGTTTTTTTCCCAAAGAGAATTGGATTATAATGGATCAAATTGttaagaaatttatttattttaataaagagCCGAAAGGGTATTCGGTTGAATTGGAAGAATTATACTCAAGAAAACTGATGTTAGTTTATATGGGGATATTAGGGGATGATTCTGATGGAGATACTCTTCAAGTTGCGGCTAGTATAGGCCCTGCTGTTAAAGAAAGCGCCGCGTCTCAGATGGATACGGCTATAGTCGCGTTGTCTCGTGAATTGACTAAATTACGAACGGGACGGGCTTCTGCGGGTGCGTGTTTATGTGTTGACATGTGTATTGTTGTTTGCCTTAATTATGAATGAATGAATGTATGTGGTTTGACAGGAATGCTTGACCACATTCTTGTGGAGTATGATGGTGTCAAAATGCCTTTGAATCGGATTGCTGTTGTTTCTGTTTTGGATCCTAAAACGTTGTCTGTAAATCCTTATGATCCCAATGTAATGTCGGAAACCTTGTCTAAATCTATATCTATCCCGTActgttttttagtttttacttatttattttaataatttgtgcTTGCAGGCACTTAAGGCACTAGAAAAGGCTATTGTTTCATCTCCTTTCGGGATAAATCCTCAGGTGGATAGTGAGCGGTTAATTGCACCTATACCACCGTATGTACTTATTAACTCGTCTTGTCATTTATTCCGACGTAGTCAGTTGTTTCATTTATTGAGAGTAGAATACATTTTATCTGTCACAGTTATATgttaaaatcttaattttagGGAGACAAATGAAAATATTGCCGCTTTTATCTGATTCTAAATGCTAAAAATAGTGAGATTTCCCCATTTCTGATTTTTTCACTTTTCTTTAACCAGATTAACTAAAGAGCATATGCAGGTGCGTATATGATTACTCATGTTTTGATGTTTCTCTCTTGCTGCTGAATTTGTGATTTGACTGATGCCCTACCTGAAAATTTGTATCAGGCTATGTGTAAGGTGGTTGCAAAGTCTTGTGAAGACGTTAAACAAAGCATAAGAAGGGCTCGCCAGAAGGCAAGACAGTAAACTTATTTTATTGCGATTTCATGGTTATGATTTAGCAATTCATAtagaaaaatttattcaaatatgTATTTCCTTATTGCCAAATGCCAATACAATGAAAAGGTGGAGTTTCTAGATGAATTACATTATTGAAATGTTACGGCAGCTCTCGTAGAATGTAATTAGCAAGAATTCTTACATACTCAAATTTAATAGATAAGCTTCATCTGAAATTGGTAGTTTTTTGTACCTTTGATTTTGTGCTCCTATAACCAGTGACTACCTAAACATCAAGTTCTGTGGTTCGTTTATAATTCTTATATTAGCAGCTTATCTATTGAATTTACAGGCACTGGATACAATAAAGAAAGCAGGTTCGAGTTCTAAGGATGACGTGAAGAGATTGGAAAAAGAGGTGAATTCAGAATCTTTGTTGTTTCTTTTGTTTCATTGCGGAAAAACTTGCATTGAGTTGAATGATTTTTGATGTTTGATCCTCGTCTCAGGTTGATGAATTGACAAAGAAGTTTGTCAAGTCAGCAGAAGATATCTGTAAAGCAAAGGAAAAGGAAATTACTGTGGGTTGCTAAATGAGTATTGAGATAGTGCAACTGTTAGATCAggatttcacattttaaataacCAAAAGAAATACAACGGTAATATTATTCATTGAATTGTTTTGTACAAGTTTTGTACAACTGTTAGATCAGAAATCCATATTTAATattaccaaataaaaaatacttgATTGAATTGTTTTTGTACAAGTTATTTATGAACCATCATTAGTATCTTAGGGCCCCTTCGGAACAACTCCAATTGTCAAttggaattcatttataaatgaattatatggaaatcatttacaaataaattataccgtttgaaatgaaaaaatataaaattggaatGAATTCTAAAATTGAATTCTTGATAAATTTGTTCCCAAATTAACCttataaacattttattaaaaatatcttaaaattgGAATGAATTCTAAAATTGAATTCTTGATAAATTTGTTCCCAAATTAACCTTATAAATTAACCTtataaacatttcatttcaAGCAAGTTTTAAGTTTTAAGATCCTTATTGCTTTACAATATGCTTCAAACTTGCTTGTTTTAATGATTCTATAAGCAGTGGCTTATGTAAAGCAATAAGGATCTAGGATCTTGCCAAAAATCTAAATATGGGTCTTACAGTTTGCACCGATTTTACAAGTTTGAGGACTGAGATGGAGCTAAGTTAGAGTTTAAGCGTCGAAAATGTCATTTAATTAAAGGTTTAAGGGCGTAtctgctttttttttctttcaaataagAATAATGGTTTTGACTAAATCTTCCATATTTAAAATCCACGTGTCGTATATCAAACAGAACAACCGCCCACGATTCATGGTTGCCCTTTTGCTTTGTCGAAGAAGCCAGCTATAATCATCTACAACAAATCCTATGATAGCAGAAACTTACTAAACGAAGCTTCCAATAATGGCATAACCGTAATTATAGGGTCCAGGAAGTACCAATTTGGGATCGATCACACATTTTAATAGTTAAAACCTCTCAAGACTCAATAGAAACCCTCTCTTGATTCGCCGTCAGCATGGCAGGGCTGAACCGACTCGGATTAGCCTCCGCCGCTGCCGCACAACCACTTTTTAACAGACTCCGGCGACTCTTAACAAGCCGTACCTACGGATCGGCGGCGGCTGCTATCCAATACGATTACGAAGATTACTATTCAGAAGCAGAAGAAAACTTAGAGAACCAACGCCACCGACATTCACGGTTGCCGGAGACGATATTTGACTCGGCGGAGGCGGCTAACTGGGGAAGAGGAGTGCAGTGGGTGTTGATAGGAGACCCAGGTGCTAAAAAGCATGTTTATGCTGAGAAATTGTCGAAGCTTCTAGAAATTCCTCATATTTCTATGGGTACACTCTTGAGACAAGAGTTAAACCCTAGATCTTCTCTTTATAAACAGGTTAATGGGTTTTCTTTGTCTGCTTTTTTTTATTACTGGGTTTTGATTAAAGTTTTAATGTTTGTTGTAAAATTTAGTAAAATGAGTGTTTAATATTTagtaaaatcgataaaaaaatttaaagtttgtaTGATGTagattcaattcaattttatttgccATTTACTTGTCAATCTGATTTTGTACTTACTTTTGCCAAATAAGCCCTTATTACtgttttttggtttaatttgggAAAATTTAGATTGCCAATGCTGTAAATGAAGGAAAATTAGTACCTGAAGAAGTGATCTTTGGGTTGTTGTCGAAGAGGCTCGAGGAAGGTTATTGTAGAGGTGAAAATGGCTTCATTCTAGATGGTATTCCTCGAACAAGGATTCAAGCTGTACGTATcgtgttttatttaattatgtgaATTCTCTACAtttcaaatttatgtttttatcattaaacaaaaagttttggcatgataataacatgatcaGGTTATCCCCTTGCAGGAAGTTCTTGATCAAATTGCTGACATTGATCTAGTTGTGAACTTCAAATGTACTGAAGAGAATTTGGTGAAGAAGGAATTTCTTACATTTAAAAATGCTACTTCCTCTGTTACTGCTGCTGGAACTGCATGGAAGGAAAAATTCCGTATATATGCAGAAGAGGTATGACTTGCTCTCTTCGCGATTTATACCTTTAAATCAAGTGGCAGCATACAGAATAGTTATTATCAGCTTGTTCTCGGTATTTGTGTTGCCAAAAATGCTTTTAGTTATTGCCATCTTCATCTATGGTATCATGCTTCTGATAATTGTTGTAATTTTCAATCTTCAATGTAGCAGTATAACAATGTGATATAACTAGGGGTGCGCAAAAATCGAATCAAAATGAATATCCAAACTGAcaaatttggttcgatttggttGGACATTGTAAAGCAGTTTTTCTTTGTCCGGTTCGGTTTCAGAAGTAATTAACTTTCAGTTAAGTTTTTGGTACAGAACAAACTGAAAAAACCCGAATCACAATTGAAAAACAATCAAATTTttgtttcggtttggtttgaacAGAATGCACATCGTAATCATAATAACATCATTAGACATTCTGtagccttttttttaatattggtcGCAAATTTGCTCTGATATATGACTTTGTTTTTATATTACATACATCTGCAATCTTTTACTCTTTATTCCTTATTTCGTTCTTATATGTTAATTGTCTTTCTTGCACAGTACGAAGAACTATGCTGCTTGATATAATTACTGCTTtcagttattttaaattttctgcTTTTTGATGTGGTTCAATAGTCAATTCATCCTCTCTATTTCTTTTTGTGTAGAAATTTTGAAGCCGACTAGCTAATACTTAAATCTAGACGGTTTACATAATTCGAATTTATGCTTATTGATCATATTCTCTCCCTCAGGGTAAGGCAGTGGAAGATTATTACCGGAGACAAAAGAAACTTGTCGACTTTCAAATGGAAGCTGCACCTGGAGAAACCTGGCGAGGGTTGTTAGCTGCATTGCACCTCAAGCATCTAGGTGCTGTTAATTCTTCACAGAAATTGGCTGCTTAGCTTGCTCTACCATTTGATTTTTGGTGACAGTCTTGATACAATTATCAACATTGAGGTGCGGTAGTAAATATGTATAATATGAGAGAAACATGAGTTTTGGCTTGATCTAGTCAATTTTGATAATTTCGGACATCATGAGTTTAGGATATTTCAGTAGTACAATTTTGAGGCTCTAAATCTGTAAGGTAATATTTGAAGAgggagaaaaaaaaaaactaagaacTTAGCATGACATGTAAGACTTATCTAATTCAAGCATGATATGTTTCTATCAATTGGTGCCGTCCTGTGTTTCTTGTTCTTGATTTATGCACGTATGGCATTCAATTTCCTCTACTCACGGAGCAAAAGTATTCATGTGTTACATGTTTTTATTTTCCTCTTGATTTGTGCGTTTATGTGTATTCCTGTTTGATGATTGATGCCTGTATGTGTACTCCTGTTTGGATGATGCCTTTATCGTCGAAGCGAAACGATAGAGGCGGAGGAGATCCATTTGGAATCTACGCTAGCTGCCATCTAGATATTTAGTGCTATTGGGTGGACCTCTCCAATATGTTTTTTCGCCCATGTCGACCCACTCTGCTATAG
This window of the Mercurialis annua linkage group LG5, ddMerAnnu1.2, whole genome shotgun sequence genome carries:
- the LOC126682205 gene encoding transcription termination factor MTERF5, chloroplastic isoform X2 yields the protein MMKAFTAIRCPQLTYLSRQFLSVPRPWLSFPRKLFSCQALFDSGIDGSFSARVLSPTLLAAEKEEAKAVLTLFLKKRGLSNVVAARTTKSSDLFIDHLISRLHSVHKSRYLVGRELTTLEIREALTPYLESLLEEHGSVLVDLVENFPNLLSKGKPVSPVSPLDITANSKKLKAISRVSETGPAGQLPPHVLYLMDFGLDLERIKGITSRFPAFAYYSLEGKIKPIVEFLLDLGIRKSEIPTILVKRPQLCGISLSENLIPTMAFLEELGVDKKQWAKVIYRFPAVLTYSRQKVESTVNFLYEMGVSAESIGKILTRCPNIVSYSVEEKLRPTAEYFRMMGVDVAVLLHRCPQTFGLSIETNLKPVTEFFLEKGYCIEEVGTMVQRYGALYTFSLSGNVIPKWEFFLTMDYSKEELVKFPQYFGYSLEERIKPRYALVKEANVKLLLNQVLSLSYDDFDKVLKRKIKKMLSDDHPQGIEE
- the LOC126682205 gene encoding transcription termination factor MTERF5, chloroplastic isoform X1, producing MMKAFTAIRCPQLTYLSRQFLSVPRPWLSFPRKLFSCQALFEADSGIDGSFSARVLSPTLLAAEKEEAKAVLTLFLKKRGLSNVVAARTTKSSDLFIDHLISRLHSVHKSRYLVGRELTTLEIREALTPYLESLLEEHGSVLVDLVENFPNLLSKGKPVSPVSPLDITANSKKLKAISRVSETGPAGQLPPHVLYLMDFGLDLERIKGITSRFPAFAYYSLEGKIKPIVEFLLDLGIRKSEIPTILVKRPQLCGISLSENLIPTMAFLEELGVDKKQWAKVIYRFPAVLTYSRQKVESTVNFLYEMGVSAESIGKILTRCPNIVSYSVEEKLRPTAEYFRMMGVDVAVLLHRCPQTFGLSIETNLKPVTEFFLEKGYCIEEVGTMVQRYGALYTFSLSGNVIPKWEFFLTMDYSKEELVKFPQYFGYSLEERIKPRYALVKEANVKLLLNQVLSLSYDDFDKVLKRKIKKMLSDDHPQGIEE
- the LOC126683069 gene encoding probable adenylate kinase 7, mitochondrial, which gives rise to MAGLNRLGLASAAAAQPLFNRLRRLLTSRTYGSAAAAIQYDYEDYYSEAEENLENQRHRHSRLPETIFDSAEAANWGRGVQWVLIGDPGAKKHVYAEKLSKLLEIPHISMGTLLRQELNPRSSLYKQIANAVNEGKLVPEEVIFGLLSKRLEEGYCRGENGFILDGIPRTRIQAEVLDQIADIDLVVNFKCTEENLVKKEFLTFKNATSSVTAAGTAWKEKFRIYAEEGKAVEDYYRRQKKLVDFQMEAAPGETWRGLLAALHLKHLGAVNSSQKLAA
- the LOC126682207 gene encoding uncharacterized protein LOC126682207, giving the protein MAMVFLRRSIASRNTMAMLIRSYYTTNSNNFISIQSGNLIEIKSNFTSFDFFAESRRAYAKGRKSRDDSDGDTLQVAASIGPAVKESAASQMDTAIVALSRELTKLRTGRASAGMLDHILVEYDGVKMPLNRIAVVSVLDPKTLSVNPYDPNALKALEKAIVSSPFGINPQVDSERLIAPIPPLTKEHMQAMCKVVAKSCEDVKQSIRRARQKALDTIKKAGSSSKDDVKRLEKEVDELTKKFVKSAEDICKAKEKEITVGC